CAACACCACATCCTCACCATCAAACACCGCATAACTATAATCATACATCAACCACTCACCCAGATTAATGTAGCGGGTTTTATCGTTCAAACGGTAGTCTACCGGTAAATGACTGTGGCCAAAAATCATGTAATCATATTCGCGGTCAAGGTGCTGGCGACAGTATGCTACCAACCATTCAGACTCCGCCGGGCGCGGGTCTTTCTTCTTCATATTGCTTTTGCGGCTATGGCGCGACCAGTAGTTGGCTATCCCCACCCCCAGGTTGGGGTGGATCCGGGCAAAGAGCCATTGACAAAGGTTACTCCTGAAGATTTTCTTAAGTAGCTTATAGGAATGATCGCCCGCAGCCAGTCCGTCACCATGATGGATGAAAAACTTTTTGCCATGACGCTCTATAATCATCTCATTATCGATGATCGTGGCATCCAACTCCTGCTCAAAGTAATCAAACACCCACATATCATGATTGCCTTTGAAGAACCATAACTTAACGCCAGCATCGGCCAGCTCGGCCAGCTTGCCCAGAAAACGGATGTAGCCTTTGGGCACCACAGTGGCATATTCAAACCAAAAGTCAAACACATCGCCTACCAGAAACAGTTCAGCGGCATCAACTTTCACTATATCCAGCCAATTGATCAAGCGTTGTTCACGCTCACGGGTGGCGGTATAGCTAGGTGTGCCTAAATGAAAATCTGATGCGAAGTAAATCTTATTGCGCTCGGGCATGATGATTCAAAAGTACGATAAATCTCTCCAATCCTCCACGTCATTGCGAGGAACGAAGCAATCTCTGCGGAGGATAGTCTGCAATGGATGCTGGCATTGCAAGTACAGAGATTGCTTCGTTCCTCGCAATGACGTGAAAATCAATATTTTCCACCCAATAAATAAAATTCATTTTATCCTTGCACGTTAAAGAAAAAACTACTTAATTTGTCGTCATTAAAAACATGACTAAGAACATCACCATTATTGGCTCAATTATTACCACCGGGTATAATCACGGAGGAAGATAAGCCACATGGTGTAACACAAGATAAAACCAAAAAGCGCCTTCCTCCGGTAAACGGGGAAGGCGCTTTTTGTTTAAATCACGATTAAGCATCTCAATGAAAGTTTTAAAATTTGGCGGCACATCTGTAGGCAGCGTAAAAAGCATCAGTACGGTAATAGACATCCTTAAACAGGAAGATATGAGCCAGGGCGCCCCAGTGGTGGTACTATCGGCCATGAGCGGCGTTACCAACCTGCTGGTACAAATGGCAGAGCAAGCTGCTGCCGGCCGGGAGTTTACCCAACACCTGGCAGAGCTGGAGACCAAACACTACGGTGTTGTTAAAGAACTGCTGGATGTGCAGAACCAAAACCCGGTACTCACCCGCCTTAAAATTTACTTTAACCAACTGGAAGACCTGCTGCAAGGCGTGCTTACCCTGCGCGAGTTAACACCAAAAACCCGCGATCTGATTTTAAGCTATGGCGAGCGTTGCTCATCAATGATGATTAGCCGCATTGCGATGCAGCACTTCCCGGCTTGTTTATTTGTTGATGCTACCGAGGTAGTAAAAACAGATAGCAGCTACGGCCAGGCCAAAGTAAATATGGACCTGACCAGCCTGCTGGTAAACGATTTATACCGCAATAACAGCGATAAAATATTATTTGTAACCGGCTTCATTTCAAGTAACGAGGCTGGTAACATTACCACCCTGGGCCGTGGTGGCAGCGATTATACTGCAGCTATCTTCGGTGCGGTACTGAACGCCTCTGCCATCGAGATCTGGACCGATGTGAACGGTATGATGACTGCCGACCCACGCATGGTGAAAAAAGCATTCTCATTACCGGAGCTGACTTATACCGAAGCCATGGAGCTTTCTTACTTCGGCGCCAAGGTAATCTATCCGCCAACCATGATCCCGGCGTTCCTGAAAAAGATCCCAATTGTTATCAAAAACACTTTTGATACTTCTTTTGAAGGCACCGTGATCCGTCATGACTGTGGTGCATCAAACCTGGCTATCAAAGGCATTTCATCGGTTAACAAAATCAGCATCCTTAACTTACAGGGTAGCGGTATGGTGGGTAAAGCTGGCTTTAGCGGCAGGCTGTTCTCTTTACTGGCCCGCGAGCAGATCAACGTGATCCTGATCACCCAGTCATCATCAGAACACAGCATCACTTTTGCCGTACAACCTGATGACGCTGAGCGCGCCAAACAACTGATGGAGCAAGAGTTTGAGCTGGAACTGCTGGCTAAAAAACTGGAGTACCCGGTAATTGAAGAAGACCTGGCTGTGCTGGCCATTGTGGGCGAGAACATGAAACAAACCCCGGGCATCTCGGGCAAATTGTTCCATGCGCTGGGCCGTAACGGTGTTAACGTACGTGCCATTGCACAAGGTTCATCAGAGTATAATATCTCGGTAATCATCAGCGGTGGCGATCTGGCCAAAGCGCTGAATGCGGTGCACGATTCATTCTTTGCGCAGCTCAACAAAACGTTGCATGCGTTCTGTCTGGGCACTGGCAACATTGGCAAAACCCTGTTCAAACAATTGAATGACCACGTTGAGTTCTTGGAAGCCAACAACGGCATCTCTGTAAAAATTGCAGGTATTGCCAACACCCGTAAAATGGCATTTGATGCCGACGGTTTTGACCTGAACAACTGGGAAGCTAAACTGGAGGCCAGCCACGAGGTGGCAGACCTGGGCGATTTCATCACCAAGATGAAAGCCATGAACCTGCCTAACTGTGTGTTTATTGATAACACGGCCAGCCCTAAACCAATTGAGTTTTACGAGCAGATTTTTAAATCAAACATATCGGTAGTAACCTGTAACAAGATCGGCAACTCCGGTCCGTACAGCCGCTACAAAATGTTCCGCGATACGGCTCGCCGTCACGGGGTCGACTTTTTCTATGAGACGAACGTGGGTGCAGGCCTGCCAATCATCCGCACGCTGAAAGACCTGATGTCAAGCGGCGACCGCCTGCAGAAGATCGAGGCGATACTTTCGGGTACCATCTCTTACATCTTCAACAATTTTAATGGCGATG
This region of Mucilaginibacter yixingensis genomic DNA includes:
- a CDS encoding UDP-2,3-diacylglucosamine diphosphatase — encoded protein: MPERNKIYFASDFHLGTPSYTATREREQRLINWLDIVKVDAAELFLVGDVFDFWFEYATVVPKGYIRFLGKLAELADAGVKLWFFKGNHDMWVFDYFEQELDATIIDNEMIIERHGKKFFIHHGDGLAAGDHSYKLLKKIFRSNLCQWLFARIHPNLGVGIANYWSRHSRKSNMKKKDPRPAESEWLVAYCRQHLDREYDYMIFGHSHLPVDYRLNDKTRYINLGEWLMYDYSYAVFDGEDVVLHYKERE
- the thrA gene encoding bifunctional aspartate kinase/homoserine dehydrogenase I, which codes for MKVLKFGGTSVGSVKSISTVIDILKQEDMSQGAPVVVLSAMSGVTNLLVQMAEQAAAGREFTQHLAELETKHYGVVKELLDVQNQNPVLTRLKIYFNQLEDLLQGVLTLRELTPKTRDLILSYGERCSSMMISRIAMQHFPACLFVDATEVVKTDSSYGQAKVNMDLTSLLVNDLYRNNSDKILFVTGFISSNEAGNITTLGRGGSDYTAAIFGAVLNASAIEIWTDVNGMMTADPRMVKKAFSLPELTYTEAMELSYFGAKVIYPPTMIPAFLKKIPIVIKNTFDTSFEGTVIRHDCGASNLAIKGISSVNKISILNLQGSGMVGKAGFSGRLFSLLAREQINVILITQSSSEHSITFAVQPDDAERAKQLMEQEFELELLAKKLEYPVIEEDLAVLAIVGENMKQTPGISGKLFHALGRNGVNVRAIAQGSSEYNISVIISGGDLAKALNAVHDSFFAQLNKTLHAFCLGTGNIGKTLFKQLNDHVEFLEANNGISVKIAGIANTRKMAFDADGFDLNNWEAKLEASHEVADLGDFITKMKAMNLPNCVFIDNTASPKPIEFYEQIFKSNISVVTCNKIGNSGPYSRYKMFRDTARRHGVDFFYETNVGAGLPIIRTLKDLMSSGDRLQKIEAILSGTISYIFNNFNGDATFHDVVQTAQELGYTEPDPRDDLRGTDFMRKILILARDAGYQMEAEDVQIDSILPKACLEAATVADFYAALKSENAYFEDLKNTAASQGKVLRYIGMLDNGKASISLEMVDKEHPFYTMSGSDNIIAFTTDRYKVRPMVVKGPGAGAEVTAAGVFADLINVGAN